The following is a genomic window from Spirochaeta cellobiosiphila DSM 17781.
TTACAGGTGAAGAAGACAAGGGGACAGGGGCAGACTTCAATATTGGTATTCCTATTCCTTCTTTTGGATTAAAAATTAGTTATTAGGATAAAGGAAAATTAAAGTGACAAAAACACACATACCATTCGTTATAATATTGGGTGTAGTAACACTGCTAGTTGCTTGTCAATCAGATGATTACACAAACAAATGGCAACATCCCCAGGGAAAGCAAAGTCTTAATCTGGTTGTTGATGCTGATCATAAAGCACAATTGGAATTAGCCGTGCCTTTTGAAGCTATTATTCAAGGTGAAGCTTTTAAAGAGAATGAGGATAACTGGATCTTCTACATTGATAACATGAAGTTACTTTTCAGTTGGCGACAAGGCTGGACGGATGCCCTATTGAATATGGAGGGAGTCTTAAAGCTTGTCAAAGAAGATACTGGATATTGGACGTTGAATGTTGTGGAGGAACCCTTATTACGGGGAGTTGCTGAAGCTCAGGTTCGCCTAAAAAGGGATAGATATTATGGTGATCAGGCAAGAGATATTGTGACACGTAGGTTCAACCGGGTACAGGCATTGGTTTCTGTACTCCCGGATCAGTTCTTAGATTCTTATTATGTGTACAATGATAAGAAAAAAGGTTACTACTCCTCTGTGTTTTTCAAGGATCTTGAAAAATTTCTCTTTCCTGAACTTCATGGTTATTTAGAGGATTATCCCAAACCAGATTCACAATTAAGTCCGGGAGAACGGTATATACATAAGGAGGAGTTCAAATGGGACGGTGCCTATACACAAAAGTATTTTCCAGAGATCTTCTGGGACATTAGGAATTCGGGAACTCTCTATCGTGATTATGAAGAAGGATATGCTCTTATCTTTCTCTTTGCTCGATGGGATAGCTTATGGAATACAGATATCCCTCAGATTTTATTACAGGAGTTATAGATGTCAAATAGTTGGAATCTGATGCAGTATTTTGATATGGGCGGTATTTTTATGTGGCCGCTCCTTGTTTTTTCGATTTTTACGGTTGGTATCTTTCTAGAGAGATTCATTTATCTGACTATACATGAATTAAATCCAAACAAGATACGAAATCACCTATTGGATCTATCTTATTCGAGAAGCATTGATGAGGCCAAAAGGTACTTGGATCAGCTTAAATCACGGAATATTTCTGGAAGAATCCTGAAAGAAGTATTCAAAAATGCACCCTATGGTGAACACAGAATGGAAAAAGCTGTAGAAGCTGAAGGTCAAGAACAAGTCCGTAAGCTTGAAAATGGATTTAATTTCTTGTCTGCTTTAACCTCTATTGCACCCCTCACTGGATTCCTGGGAACCGTGTCTGGAATGATAGGAGCGTTTCGTTCCATAGCTGAAGCTTCAGAGGTTAATGCACAATTAGTGGCTAATGGTATATATGAAGCTCTCATGACTACCGTTTTTGGTCTCATTATCGCCATTATCGCTTTAGTCGGCTATAATCTGTTAGCTCATCGAGTGGATACCTTTACAGCAGAAATCAATAAATTATCCAGTGATATTATAGGAATCTTATCTACCAATGAGGATTAAAAATACTGATCCCATGGGAGCTTTGAATGACCTTAGCTTCCTACTCATCATCTATTTTCTTGTGATCGCCGGGTTCAATACTAATTATGGATTTTTATTGGATTTACCTTCCAAGAATAAAACCATGGTTGTCCAAAAAGATGATTTGATTAAACTTACATTGGACGGACAGGGCCAACTTTACTATAAAAAAGAGCCGCTTACCCAGGAAAAAATAAAAAGTGTTGTAGAAGAAAATCTAAAAGTTCATCCTAATATGACACTCTTCCTGTCTATATCACCTGATGTCCCCTATCAATATTTTGTTGATTCTATAAGTCTCATAAGAGAGTTGAATGTAGAGAATTTTTCTTTTAAAACAGAAGGACCCAGGAAGACAGAATGATCAATATTCATAGTAAGAGACAAAGCCCTACACCCCCCTTATCTGCCATGTCTGATATAGGTTTCTTATTACTTATATTTATCATGCTTATTTCTCTCATTAATTATCGTAAAGAAGCCAAAGTGGAATATCCTGAAGCGCATAATGCAGAAAAAACAGAGGCTCTACATGAAATAGAAATATGGATTGAACAAAATGGTGCTATTCAAATAGACGGTCAGTATATGTCTGATAGGGAAGTAGAAAACTTTATTGTAGATACTTTTCTGGCTCAAAGGGATACACGCATTCATATCATAGCTGATAGAAACACTCCCTATAGAAATGTAGATCATATAAACAGGATTCTCCAGAACCTTCAATACAGGATCGTAAGTTATGATGTCAAAGAACAGCTTTAAACTATTAAGATGGAGCATCCTTCTTATCGTTGGTGGCCTACATGTTCTCTTATTGGTTTTTCTCCAAATTCAAACAAATAATACTCAGGAAGAAGACTATCAGGATGCAAATGTTATGAAGCTTGTAGATATTCACGAATATGAACCTCCTCAGGAAGAAGTCCTTCCTCCTCCACCTGTAGAAAAAAAGATTATCAATGAAAATCCAGAAACTAGTGAGCAAGTTGTGGCTATAGAAGATAAGTTGGAGGTCGTTGATACTCCAATAAAAACTTCCACAAGAGAGGAAGTGCATTATCTACCGCAACATAAAATATCAAAAGTACCTATTATTCCCCTGGAAAAGGTTCTTAGTCGCATTGTATATCCTCCCATGGCTTTGCGCCAGGAGATAGAAGATATTGTGTATTTGGAATTATATATAGATCAGAAAGGAGTTATTCGGAGAATTGATATATTAAAAGATCCGGGACATGGTTTTGCTGAATCTGCTATTAAAGCTTTTCAAGGGATTCAATGTATCCCAGCAGAAGCTAATGGTAAAACAGTTCCTGTACGATACCGGTATCCTATTCGTTTTACATTAAAATAGTGAGCTTCTCATTTAATCATACTTCGAATTCGACTTAAAGATACCTGATTAATTCCAATATAGGAGGCGATTTGATATTGGGGAATTAAATTATAGAGGTCTGGATACTCTTCAAGAAAAAGTTCATAACGACTTTGTGCATCCTGGGTTAATATGGATAATATTCTGTTTTCCATCTGAACGTTTCGCACCTGAAATATATATAGTTCAAACATATTCCAACAGTTAAAGTTTTTCTTCAGATCCTCTAAATCTTCCTGTGTAAAATAGAGTATTTCACTGTTTGTAATAGCTTGAGTCGAAAACCATATTTTATTTTCGTAGGGTTGAAAATAGGGTGAATATACCCCTTCAAAATCACCACTGGTTCTAAAAAAAAGGTTTTTTTCTTTACCTTCAGCATCAGGCAAATACACCCGCAGGACTCCTGAATAAAGGATTCCCAACGGCCCTTGTGTATCACCAGCTTCAATAAAATGCTCATTCTTATTGAGCTTGAGTACACGAAGTTTTGACAGAAAATATTCTCTATCTTCTTTGGGCACCTGACCTATCTTGTTAATGAGGTCACAGATGAATTCTCTATACTTTTTATTCATATATATGTTTTAGAATATTAGTAAGGTTTTAGTAAAGTAAAGGAAGTAAAATATGGAAAAAAAAGCATTATTATCAAGTTTATGGATATTCGTTCTCATCAATATGATCTATGCAGATATCTTATCTCTTATGGATCCTGTATCTCATATTCGGCTCATTATGGCAGGGAAGGATATTCCTCCCGGAGGTTTGATTGTGGGAGCCTTTCTGATGGAATCCGCTATTCTCATGACCTTTCTTCCTAGAATACTCAAACCTACTCTCAACAAGATAATCACCACCTTAGTTGTATTATTAAATACACTTGCTGTCATCAAGGGGGGCTCCGGTGACTACTATATCTTTTTTGCTACAGTAGAAGTAATTACCATGATTGCGATAGTTATTTTAACATATGTTAATTGAAAAGAGGAATTGATTGAGTTAATCATTAAGATATGTCAAAAATGAATATTATAGAATGGAAAAAAGATACTTGGGCAGAAGGGAAGGCAGAACAGTGGATGAGCCTTCTACGAAAAACATCCACAATGATAGGATTTCTACTTTTTCTTGTAACAGTAACCATGACTTACCTTTCGAAAACAAAGGTTATTTTACCTAATTGTTGTTTGCTTTTAACCTTTGTCTCTGGTTGCTTTATCCTGGGATTATATAACGCCTTTCACCCTTTGGGGGATAATCTGCGTTATCCTTTTGTCACCTTATTAGCTCCTGTCGTTACCTTTGGCGGGCTTATTTTGGGCAGCCTTCATTATACCTATCCTATCGGTGTCGCGTTTGTTATCCTTTGGTTATATATGGGAATAGGTATCACTTTTGTTTATACCATTCCCGCTAATGGTATTGTTCTGATCATCTATCTTTTAGGAGATATATACTATCTGCACTACACTATGGAATATCGCTTCTTCTATGTTGTCTTTCTTATGGCTATATCCGGTATTGGTCTGATATCTTCCTATATTTTTCAGAGACTACATCGTGATATTGTAAGAATGGCAGATAAATTAGATAGTAAATTGAATAATAAAACCAGACTTTATCAGTCTCTTGTCCATGAAATACGTACACCTCTTACGATTCTACGCCATTACTTTCATCAAAATGAAGTCAAATTAAGTGAGTCCAATCAAGCTGATGTTATTAAATATAATTTGAACAAGCTCGAGAGAAAGATGACAAATTTACTTAAACTGGAAAAAGAATCTCTACTGGAAGAGACCATAAGCGATAAGCATATAGATGACGAACCTTGTTGTTCCATAAGTCAATTGATCTTATACAATCAAAAACTATTTGAGTCCTATTTTAATCATGAAAACATTACATTACAACTTTTCATACAAAAGGACTTATGTGTTAGAGCCAACCAAAGTGATTGTGAACATATCATACTAAATCTTTTAGAAAATGCTCTTGAATATTCACATCCTAACAGCCAAGTCTATTTACTTGCCACATTGAATAAGGACATGGTTGAAATTGTTATTCAGGATGAAGGGGTTGGTATAGAACCTGAAATTTTGGATTCTTTATTCGAGTTGTATAAGAGGCCGCTTCAAGCTCATCAACACTCCAGTTCTGGGATGGGTTTAGCTATTGTTAATCAGATTGTCAAACGTATTGGTGGTTACATCCACGTTGAATCAACAAAGGATATTGGCTCTAAGTTTACTATTTGTTTACCCCTTAGTGATGGGGAAGATGTCGTACCAATAGGAACATTGAAGCTTCCCCTTAATTTTAAATCTCATTTACCATTACAAAGTCAGTTAAGCAGTTTAGATAAAAACCATAATAGTTCTTATTGTATTGCTTTAATTGAAGACGATTATGAATTGAGAAATTGTTTATTTGAATGTCTCAACACAGACTATAGAGTGATTAGTTATCATAATGGTGCTCATGCGTTAAACGAATTGCTTAGGGGAATCGAAGCTGATCTAATCATATTCGACATTGATGCAGAATCTGAGAATGGTTATGATTTCTTTAAACATTATAGAAGTCAATGTTCTCCTCATACTCCTTTTCTCTTTATCTCCAGTAATGACTCTGATTCCCTACGAATGGAAGCATTAAGTCATGGCGCATTAGATTATATGGTCAAACCTTTCACACCAAAGGAATTAACACTCAAAATCCAAAGTTGGTTGGACTTATTAAAGGAACTAAAGGGGGATATATCAGAATCTTTGGAAGACCTTGCTGAATTCCAAGCCCTTACTTCTCGGGAACGGCAATTGGTTCTGATGTTATCAAAAGGATTATCTCGTAAAGAAATCTCCCATCGTTTATACATCAGTGTAAATACTGTGAAAACTCATTTATCCTCTATCTATTCAAAATGCGGGGTATCAGGTAAGGATGAACTACTATCAAAAATGTATAAAGATTCATTAGCTGAGGTTTAATCCAGGGACGTACTGGCTATAGGGGCATAGTTTTTTCAGAACTATTAGAGTAAAATCACCCCTTTGGGGTGATCACAAATGAATCTTTCTTAATTAGGCTTTTAGACATTAATAACATTAAAAGGAGTAAATATGTTAAAAAGGTTGTTATATGGATTCATTAGTATATCCATACTCTCTTTGTTTTTTGGCTGTGATAACACAAACCTTGTCGGAGCTGAATTATCTGAAATGGATAGTAGTAGGGCAAGAGGTGCTACAATTTATGAACACACCATTAATGGTTATACAGAAGAGGGTAAAGCGATTTATATTCCTCATGATGCACCAATCATGCAAAAAGCAAGATCAAGTGACAACAATCACTACTTTGTATCAGTTATCAAATCTGACAAGAATTGGAAGTCTTATGGGAAGGAGATCTCAGAATGGTTAGGATCGTCTGATATTACACGACTTAAAGCTGGTAAGTATAGTGTCCGAACCTTTTGTGCAAAACATAATTTTACCCTCGCAGCAAATACCTATTATCGTGTGAAGTTTGCTACCTCAACTAATGAAGATGGCACATGGAAAGAGAATACACGTCTTATCTATTTAAGTAAAAGTCTATTACCAGCAGCCACTTCCAACACCAGTAAGGGGATGACAATTACTGCCAGTAGTACCTTTGACTCTAGCACTTATTCTGCCTGGAAAGCTTTCGATGGAAATGGAGGAAATGGTTGGTCACGATGGATCTCTGGTTATAATCAGTATTTACTTGATTGGGACTGGTCTCATCCTCTTGAATACGAATGGATTAATATTAAGCTCAACAATCCTGTTGAAGCTAAATACATCTATATCCTTCCTGAATTTTCAGAGAATATACAAGATAGAATGCCAAAGTTATCTGAAATTGAAGTTAAATTAAATGGAGAGTATATAGCTTCTTCTGATATAGGCACAGATAAAAAATTCTGGGAACAACATAGATATGGAGCTTATTTCCCTCTTCTTTTTGGAGATACACACATATTTGATGAGGTTAGATACAAGATCCGTAGTAGTAATGGTTCAAATGTTGTATCAATTAGAAGCATCAAGTTTATGAAATAGGCTTGTTTAAACTGGACCTTCCTCATAGGGAAAGTCCAGTTACGCTATTCTGTTACGAATCCATTTACATTATCTGCTAAGATTGCAACACTGTCATTAGAGTCATGAGTTAAATCTTGAACCATTTGAATGGCTTCGTTGATTTCCTTGGCTCCCAATGACATTTCATTAATACTTAGCTTAATCTCATCAGTAACTTTATTTAACTGATTCATCTCTTTTTGGACTTCATCAGTACCTGTGAGAATATTCATTGATGATCTGCTAACCAAATTACTGTTGTCATTCAATCGAGAAAGAGACTCCAGTACCTGCTTGCTACCGGCAATTTGCTCCTCCATAGACAATTTGATTAAATTTTCCTGATGGGATACTTCCTCAGTAAGTTCAGCTACCGTTTCAAACTTCTCTGTTGTATCCCCCAGGGACTTATCAATTTGTAGAATACTCTCTTGCAGTTCCATAAGGGATCGGGAAATATTTGTTCCTTGAACATTAGACTCCTCAGCAAGCTTACGGATTTCATCAGATACAACCGCAAACCCTTTACCATAACTACCTGCATGAGCTGCTTCAATAGCCGCATTCATAGCCAGTAAGTTGGTTTGACTTGCTATATTTTGGATAATATGGGTGGCTTCTTCGAGAGCTTCGGAATCATTAAGGATCTTCCTGGATAAAGTGCTTGATGATTGCAAAGAATCTGCACCTATCTTTGCTGCATCCTTCAGTCTGTGTATGATATGGTTATTTTTATCCAGATTTTCATTAACATGGCTGATACTTGCTATCATTTGTTCTATAGAAGATGAAGATTCTGATATATCGTTAAGCTGTTCCTTTATTTGATTATCTAGTTCTCCAACACCGCTATTAATGGACATAATGGTAGCTAACATCTCTTCAACACCAGCAGCTTGATTCAGAATACGATTTCTGATGCTATCAATATTACTGCTAACTTGATTAATAGCTGTAGCTGTTTCATCCATACTACTGGTTAAATCCTGATCTACATTGGATAGTTTTGAACATTCCTTCTTGATAGAACTGACCATTATAAGAAGATTTTCAATCGTTTTGTTGACTAATACGGCGACTTGATCTATTTCATCCTTTCCATTGATCACTAATCTTCTTGTTAGGTCCCCAGCTCCTTCAGACACTTCTTTTAGGCCTATAAGAGTTTTTTTCAAACGGGATGTGAGGTTGTTAATGACAAAAATAAGGGCAAAGATCATGATTAATAACAATACTACAGACATGATTATCGTATTCAAACGAAGTGAATTTAAATCACGGAAAACATCTTCATAGTGAGCTGTGAGTACTAGTATCCAATTTGTGGTTGTTACCCGGTCATAAGCACTTAGGTTGTGATCCCCTTCAGATTTATATTCAAGAAAACCGGATTGCTTTCTATCATTAATGATGTCCTGTCCGTATTCAAAGTCCCCAATATTCTCTGTGAGTACCTTTTTTTCATCAGGGTGAGCAGCTATTGTTCCGTTAGCTGTTGTAAGATAGGCAATATTATTATCAGAAACTGCCAGTCCATTGATTATAGCGTTACTAATATGTTCCATTGCTACACTGGCATAACACACACCTATGACTTTGTCCGTTGAATTGTCATGGATAGGTATTAACATAATAAGAATGTTGTTATTATTGATGGGGCTAAAAAGGGGATCTGTAATGAATTCCGTACCTCTTAGTACAATGGGAAAATAAGGTTGATCCTTCACCTCGAGAGCTCGACCCACTAATTTGGGATTACTACTGCTTACACATGTTCCTTGAGGATTCAGGATTCCCACAGAAGTAAAATCAGAATAGTGATGTACAACCTCTCCGAGTATTGCATTAGCTTGATCTGTTATCCTTTGCTCACCACCTCCATAATAAGTGATAGAATCTTTTGCCTCAGGAAGAATACTTATGGTGTAGAGCAGGCCCATTTTTTCTGTGAGCCAGTCATCCACTCTTTGACTTGTTACTTTTGATAATTGAAGAAGTTCCTCTTTTTTTGTTTTGTACACTATTGACGACATCTGTTTAAAGATAAAACCGGATGAACTCAATAGTCCCACTGATACAATTAGGATAGTGGGCAACAATACTTTGAATCTTAAGTTCACAATTCTTGTCCCTTTATTTTTTTATTGCGAGGCCTCTGGCTCCGCTTAGGTATAGTTTATTACATACTTCCGTGTATTTCCTGTCAACAAGAAAAAGAATCCACTAATTATTGGTTTTGATACTGTCCCAGCACATTTGTTGAACCATACCGATCATGTTGGCATCCATTGAGAGGTGTCCATTAATGACATAAAGTAAAGATTTGTGGAGTATCCCAAGAAGAGTTCCCCCCAACAAAAGAGGATTTGTATTCTTGATATAACCCTCCTCAATTAGTTCTCTAAGACTCAGTCCCTCTATAATGTCTTCATAATCCAATCTCGATTCTTCTTTGACAATACTTGATAGATGATACCGTTCAACGAAGAGAAAATCCTTGGGATGCTCTATTCCTTTTTTTAGATAAGAAGCTACAATGTCCTTAAGAGCTTTTTCAACATTAAGAGGTGATCTTAAGGTATGAGGCTTTCTTGGCACAAATTGATCACGGCAATACTGATAGGTTTGATTCAGAAGTTCTTCCTTTGAGGGAAAACTATAATATATGGTACCTACGGCTATACCTGTGACTTTTGATAATTGCCCCATGGATATATTTTCTAAACCTTCTTTAAGTATATAGTCCCTTGTTGCTCTGAGGATTAGATCTCTTTTGTCAGCCTTTTTGGATTTCATATTTTCATTTAACTGGTAAACACCCTTCTTGACAAGTTGTAAAGGTCTTTTTAGTATGAATTAGAACGATCGTTCAGTTTTTAAGGGGGATAATAATGAAGTATAGAGCTTATACAAAAGCTTTTCTAATAACGGGACATAATAATCCTCCTATCATAGAAAGTAGTACGATTCTCGTTAATGACAAAGGACGGATTGACGAGGTAGGAGCTGCTAATAGCATTACCATACCCCCAAACTATGAAATCATAGATCTCTCTGGTCATTACCTTATGCCTGGATTAATCAATGGGCATGTTCATTTTGTGACAAAAGGGACAATGGGAAAGACTCCTTCAGGATTTGTCAAAGAAATCCTCAAAAACGTACTTAGTACACCATTAGGCAAGATGCTACTCAAGAAGCAGTACAAAGATTGTTTGCATACGGCTCTCAATGCGGGGATCACAAGCGTAAGAGATTTGGGTTCATTATTTGAATTGGATACTTATTACAGAACACGGATTAGTAAGGGAAAGCAGAAGGGGCCCAGAATACTAGCCTCTGGAGCTCCTGTCATTCCCACTGGTGGCCATGGATCAGAATATCCGGGAGCCGGTATAGCAGACGGTCCCTGGGAAGGGCGGAAGAGAGTTAGGGAACGAATTGCTCAAGGTGTTGATTGGATCAAAATTTGCAATACCGGTGGTGTTACAGATGCTAAATACATTGGAGAAGCAGGAATGCCTCAAATGACTGTTGAAGAGATTGAGGCCATATGCTCAGAAGCACACATGAGAGGTATCATGGTGGCCAGTCATTGTGAGAGTACCAAAGGAATAGCAGATGCCTTGGCCGGTGGAGTCGATACTATTGAGCATGGAGCTGATTTTGGGCCAGAACTAGCTGCTCAGTTTCTCAATAATCCTAAAGCTTTACGGGGCTATACCAGTCTGATTCCTACTATAGCTGCTAGTGATGCCGTGTGTAGGCAATTGGAAGCTCAAGATCAGCAGAATGAGATAGATAAGATCGTTCTGGCTAATGCAAAGCTTATCAATGCAGGCTCTCAATTAGCCCTAAAGAAAGCCCTCGAATATGGTGTCAAAGTTGGAATAGGAGATGATGCTTCTGTACCAGGAGTAACTCATTATAATCTCTATAAAGAATTAATTAATTTTACAAAGGGGGGGCTGTCCCCACTGGAGGCCATTCAGACCGCCACCTACCATACTGCTCAAATATTGAATATTGATAAGATCACAGGATCTATAGAACCAGGTAAAGAGGCCGACTTTATTGTCCTGCAAAACAATCCTCTGGACAATCTGGAATCTCTCTATAAACCAAAGCATGTAGTAGCCAGAGGTTATTATATGAAAACCCCCCGATTTAAGAATCTGGGGTTATAACCCAAGTAAATTGATATTATTACTATTGTGGTAGGATGTCATAGCTGTTCTGAAATTATCAGAGGAAGTAGTCGCAGAAGAACTTCTTAAGGGGAAAAGGTAGTAAGCTAATGGATGAAAACTCGTAGGCAAACAATTGAGAAAAGTGAAAATAAAGATGATTACAGAAGCAAACAAAGAATATTTAGTTACTGTCTATATAATCGGATATGATGTTTAGGGAGATTCCCTTCCCAGGGAAGAGTATTTGTATGTTTGTCGAAAAAGTCCTCTGGTATATAGGTCATGACAAGGAGGGTTTCGTATCCTCACTGATTGTGTATCAAGAAGTCTTGGACCTACAGCCTCATAGTTATGGGATTGGTTCTGTCGCTACCAGTCCTGCTTATCGTAATAAAGTTTATGGATCGCAATTGGTTAAAGAAATAACAGAAATGTTATTTAAGGAAGGAGAGGGGGCAGTCGTTTTCCTCCATAGTAATATTGATTTTTCCTTTTATGAAAAGTATAGGTTATACCAGAGTTTCAAACAGATGTTGTATGGTTAAGAGTAGGAATAATCGTATTTATACGGGGATAGTTCCTACTTATTTCTGATAAACAGTTAGTCTTTACTCTTGGATATTCCTATTTCGCTTACAATGATATATTAAACCATCCTAAAAATTCAACTTTATAGATAGAGCATCAGTGCTGGAATATTTAAGGCTGTGACTTTATTATTAAGGTAATATGGAAGTAATGAAGTCTTATGTATGTCATAAATAT
Proteins encoded in this region:
- a CDS encoding MotA/TolQ/ExbB proton channel family protein produces the protein MSNSWNLMQYFDMGGIFMWPLLVFSIFTVGIFLERFIYLTIHELNPNKIRNHLLDLSYSRSIDEAKRYLDQLKSRNISGRILKEVFKNAPYGEHRMEKAVEAEGQEQVRKLENGFNFLSALTSIAPLTGFLGTVSGMIGAFRSIAEASEVNAQLVANGIYEALMTTVFGLIIAIIALVGYNLLAHRVDTFTAEINKLSSDIIGILSTNED
- a CDS encoding ExbD/TolR family protein, giving the protein MRIKNTDPMGALNDLSFLLIIYFLVIAGFNTNYGFLLDLPSKNKTMVVQKDDLIKLTLDGQGQLYYKKEPLTQEKIKSVVEENLKVHPNMTLFLSISPDVPYQYFVDSISLIRELNVENFSFKTEGPRKTE
- a CDS encoding ExbD/TolR family protein, with protein sequence MINIHSKRQSPTPPLSAMSDIGFLLLIFIMLISLINYRKEAKVEYPEAHNAEKTEALHEIEIWIEQNGAIQIDGQYMSDREVENFIVDTFLAQRDTRIHIIADRNTPYRNVDHINRILQNLQYRIVSYDVKEQL
- a CDS encoding energy transducer TonB; its protein translation is MMSKNSFKLLRWSILLIVGGLHVLLLVFLQIQTNNTQEEDYQDANVMKLVDIHEYEPPQEEVLPPPPVEKKIINENPETSEQVVAIEDKLEVVDTPIKTSTREEVHYLPQHKISKVPIIPLEKVLSRIVYPPMALRQEIEDIVYLELYIDQKGVIRRIDILKDPGHGFAESAIKAFQGIQCIPAEANGKTVPVRYRYPIRFTLK
- a CDS encoding Crp/Fnr family transcriptional regulator; its protein translation is MNKKYREFICDLINKIGQVPKEDREYFLSKLRVLKLNKNEHFIEAGDTQGPLGILYSGVLRVYLPDAEGKEKNLFFRTSGDFEGVYSPYFQPYENKIWFSTQAITNSEILYFTQEDLEDLKKNFNCWNMFELYIFQVRNVQMENRILSILTQDAQSRYELFLEEYPDLYNLIPQYQIASYIGINQVSLSRIRSMIK
- a CDS encoding DUF6326 family protein, whose amino-acid sequence is MEKKALLSSLWIFVLINMIYADILSLMDPVSHIRLIMAGKDIPPGGLIVGAFLMESAILMTFLPRILKPTLNKIITTLVVLLNTLAVIKGGSGDYYIFFATVEVITMIAIVILTYVN
- a CDS encoding ATP-binding response regulator gives rise to the protein MSKMNIIEWKKDTWAEGKAEQWMSLLRKTSTMIGFLLFLVTVTMTYLSKTKVILPNCCLLLTFVSGCFILGLYNAFHPLGDNLRYPFVTLLAPVVTFGGLILGSLHYTYPIGVAFVILWLYMGIGITFVYTIPANGIVLIIYLLGDIYYLHYTMEYRFFYVVFLMAISGIGLISSYIFQRLHRDIVRMADKLDSKLNNKTRLYQSLVHEIRTPLTILRHYFHQNEVKLSESNQADVIKYNLNKLERKMTNLLKLEKESLLEETISDKHIDDEPCCSISQLILYNQKLFESYFNHENITLQLFIQKDLCVRANQSDCEHIILNLLENALEYSHPNSQVYLLATLNKDMVEIVIQDEGVGIEPEILDSLFELYKRPLQAHQHSSSGMGLAIVNQIVKRIGGYIHVESTKDIGSKFTICLPLSDGEDVVPIGTLKLPLNFKSHLPLQSQLSSLDKNHNSSYCIALIEDDYELRNCLFECLNTDYRVISYHNGAHALNELLRGIEADLIIFDIDAESENGYDFFKHYRSQCSPHTPFLFISSNDSDSLRMEALSHGALDYMVKPFTPKELTLKIQSWLDLLKELKGDISESLEDLAEFQALTSRERQLVLMLSKGLSRKEISHRLYISVNTVKTHLSSIYSKCGVSGKDELLSKMYKDSLAEV
- a CDS encoding discoidin domain-containing protein, with the protein product MLKRLLYGFISISILSLFFGCDNTNLVGAELSEMDSSRARGATIYEHTINGYTEEGKAIYIPHDAPIMQKARSSDNNHYFVSVIKSDKNWKSYGKEISEWLGSSDITRLKAGKYSVRTFCAKHNFTLAANTYYRVKFATSTNEDGTWKENTRLIYLSKSLLPAATSNTSKGMTITASSTFDSSTYSAWKAFDGNGGNGWSRWISGYNQYLLDWDWSHPLEYEWINIKLNNPVEAKYIYILPEFSENIQDRMPKLSEIEVKLNGEYIASSDIGTDKKFWEQHRYGAYFPLLFGDTHIFDEVRYKIRSSNGSNVVSIRSIKFMK
- a CDS encoding methyl-accepting chemotaxis protein; this encodes MSSIVYKTKKEELLQLSKVTSQRVDDWLTEKMGLLYTISILPEAKDSITYYGGGEQRITDQANAILGEVVHHYSDFTSVGILNPQGTCVSSSNPKLVGRALEVKDQPYFPIVLRGTEFITDPLFSPINNNNILIMLIPIHDNSTDKVIGVCYASVAMEHISNAIINGLAVSDNNIAYLTTANGTIAAHPDEKKVLTENIGDFEYGQDIINDRKQSGFLEYKSEGDHNLSAYDRVTTTNWILVLTAHYEDVFRDLNSLRLNTIIMSVVLLLIMIFALIFVINNLTSRLKKTLIGLKEVSEGAGDLTRRLVINGKDEIDQVAVLVNKTIENLLIMVSSIKKECSKLSNVDQDLTSSMDETATAINQVSSNIDSIRNRILNQAAGVEEMLATIMSINSGVGELDNQIKEQLNDISESSSSIEQMIASISHVNENLDKNNHIIHRLKDAAKIGADSLQSSSTLSRKILNDSEALEEATHIIQNIASQTNLLAMNAAIEAAHAGSYGKGFAVVSDEIRKLAEESNVQGTNISRSLMELQESILQIDKSLGDTTEKFETVAELTEEVSHQENLIKLSMEEQIAGSKQVLESLSRLNDNSNLVSRSSMNILTGTDEVQKEMNQLNKVTDEIKLSINEMSLGAKEINEAIQMVQDLTHDSNDSVAILADNVNGFVTE
- a CDS encoding TetR/AcrR family transcriptional regulator — translated: MKSKKADKRDLILRATRDYILKEGLENISMGQLSKVTGIAVGTIYYSFPSKEELLNQTYQYCRDQFVPRKPHTLRSPLNVEKALKDIVASYLKKGIEHPKDFLFVERYHLSSIVKEESRLDYEDIIEGLSLRELIEEGYIKNTNPLLLGGTLLGILHKSLLYVINGHLSMDANMIGMVQQMCWDSIKTNN
- a CDS encoding amidohydrolase family protein, with product MKYRAYTKAFLITGHNNPPIIESSTILVNDKGRIDEVGAANSITIPPNYEIIDLSGHYLMPGLINGHVHFVTKGTMGKTPSGFVKEILKNVLSTPLGKMLLKKQYKDCLHTALNAGITSVRDLGSLFELDTYYRTRISKGKQKGPRILASGAPVIPTGGHGSEYPGAGIADGPWEGRKRVRERIAQGVDWIKICNTGGVTDAKYIGEAGMPQMTVEEIEAICSEAHMRGIMVASHCESTKGIADALAGGVDTIEHGADFGPELAAQFLNNPKALRGYTSLIPTIAASDAVCRQLEAQDQQNEIDKIVLANAKLINAGSQLALKKALEYGVKVGIGDDASVPGVTHYNLYKELINFTKGGLSPLEAIQTATYHTAQILNIDKITGSIEPGKEADFIVLQNNPLDNLESLYKPKHVVARGYYMKTPRFKNLGL